A stretch of the Candidatus Binatus sp. genome encodes the following:
- a CDS encoding tetratricopeptide repeat protein: protein MKRLGPFAFAIFLPMLPISASASPRQPMVVAELEEESIPAQDLAAQPGPAAPSSTSAEANPNPDTNPDSGDWEQVPAGKPTPAEQPGPGQQQRPPAKPTPTPAPPLPAEAEPPDVAPAIDVGSIATTPQISDSSLAPLIDTAPTPARAASLRITEQQRVELEQGHTDGAIRELAHAISIDPSNSYAYFYLGRAYVTRKDYAQAQTFFKRAEIGLASDSAWLGEIYAFEGLSLEESGKSAEAAAAYQKALAASPGNLTARVGVTRVSAFVPAAASVSASAADLDQPAPAEPEAPPAPDEAPALPPPAPAD from the coding sequence ATGAAGCGACTGGGCCCATTCGCTTTCGCAATATTTCTGCCGATGCTGCCGATTTCCGCGAGCGCATCGCCGCGGCAGCCGATGGTTGTCGCGGAACTCGAAGAGGAATCGATTCCAGCGCAGGATCTCGCGGCTCAGCCTGGTCCCGCCGCGCCGTCATCCACCTCCGCAGAGGCAAATCCCAATCCCGACACAAATCCCGATTCCGGTGATTGGGAACAGGTGCCTGCTGGGAAACCGACGCCCGCCGAACAGCCAGGGCCCGGCCAGCAGCAGCGGCCTCCTGCTAAACCAACGCCAACTCCGGCGCCCCCGCTCCCCGCAGAAGCCGAACCGCCCGATGTCGCGCCGGCGATCGACGTAGGTTCGATCGCGACGACGCCCCAAATCAGCGACTCTTCGCTGGCGCCGCTGATCGATACTGCGCCAACTCCCGCCCGTGCCGCATCGTTGAGAATCACCGAGCAGCAGCGCGTCGAGCTCGAGCAGGGGCACACTGACGGCGCGATTCGCGAACTGGCGCACGCAATTTCGATCGATCCGAGCAACTCGTACGCGTACTTCTACCTGGGGCGCGCATACGTCACGCGCAAGGACTACGCGCAGGCGCAGACGTTCTTCAAGCGCGCGGAAATTGGGCTCGCATCGGATTCCGCGTGGCTCGGCGAAATCTACGCGTTCGAAGGGCTCAGTCTCGAGGAGTCGGGTAAATCCGCCGAGGCCGCCGCCGCCTATCAGAAGGCTCTCGCCGCGAGTCCGGGCAACCTGACTGCGCGAGTCGGCGTTACGCGCGTGTCCGCATTCGTGCCTGCCGCTGCGAGCGTGTCGGCATCAGCCGCGGATCTTGACCAGCCCGCGCCCGCAGAGCCCGAAGCTCCGCCGGCGCCGGACGAAGCACCCGCTTTGCCGCCGCCCGCTCCGGCAGACTGA